AGAAAAAGAAGGAGaaatgaatattataatagtggttaataaaaggtattattaaccttttgtagcatgctaagttagttgctagttgtatacgtacaagttagtcatgcactgacgctagtcctacaaaagaaaaaaaaaaaaaaaaaaaaaaaaatataaagttatttttgtttgtttgtttatttacatatatatacatctttgtaattataaaaaaaaaattaataatattttttttataaagttttttttttggaagagTTTTttgaaagaaatgttatgttataatatgttttaatttttagtgtaaataaaaattaaaagaatgtcataaaattttgacttaataaattgttataaattatttgtatgtttttaattaaaagaagatattaattctttgtaaataaaaactcatttataactgttaataggtttattaaaagatgcagtaaaatttaacttcaattaaatattatgcatcataagaaaacagtatatatatatataataaaaacgaatatatatatataaacgtatacttagttatacatgctctttattaatttgtttgtttaatactctagcaaagtcattaaacgggcaattaataaatcaaatagagaagaagaaagaaaaatgGTAGTGTTGAAAAGAAGAGGATTGTCTTCGAGAGTTGAATTGGAAAAAGGAAATGATacatataaaagaaatgacGGATCATGTAAAGAAGAAGTAATAAATTCCATGTTAGaaacataaataattaaGAAACAGTGGCAAGAGAGACAAAggaatattttaaagaaatgaaataaacaaaataagaATGAAAGGTCTATGAAAAACAAAGATAAAGAAACAATAGAAGacgaaaatgatgaaaacgATTTAAAAAGATGGGATATTACGATACTATAAAACATAGTATAGTATGTATACTATATCTTAATgactttttaatttatttattaattatcaAATTACTTTTTAGAGAACtagttattaataaaaaatattattaaccaTTTATAATGATAAAGATGAGTTTTCCAATCAGGAAAATAAAACTATTCATGTATTGATTAACAAAGGTGTCACTAACCTTTTATAATGCATAAAGTTAGATTACTAATAAGGAAAATACAAGTCAGATATGCATTGACACTAGttaaaaagaagaagaaagatatatatatatatatatatatattttgttggAGTTTCAATagaataaagaattaatttttacttatataaaaattaatgtatgaAAAGGCATAGTTTGTATTGTATTTGACTcgtatatttttaaacaacataaaataacttagagtttaatttttgttatttgttgtaatttaattttatatgtatatttttaattagaagaatatatttatcttttttagaTAAGAATACATcattaaaaagtaaaaatatgtCAAGTAATACATAATTgcttaatttaaattaaaggttatatatatattaaatattactatatataataaaaataagtacaTATAGGTCaatgaataaattcattACTCTCAATTAATATGCAGTTTTAAGTTTTGccttagtaaaaaaaatttatacatatGTGTGATTAATTGTATGGCACTAACCAATTAATAAGaccaaattttattttgtcttGCTAGGAGCATATTGCATGAAATGCCTAAAGTATTAACACTATGACCAACTTAGTgcattgatttattaatttgtttgtttaatactctatcAAAGTCATTAAGGAGGCAATCAATAAATCAATGGATGACTTCTATTTTCCTGACTAGTAACTCATTgtatttttacaaaaggttaataacaattttttattaaccaatactctagcaaaatCATTAAACATGAAATTAACAAatcaattatataataatattttaaataaaacaaataaataaaattaaattatagttATTAATACCAAttcaaaaatatgtaaatattgaatgttaataaaaataagatctttttttttttttataaaaatttcgaatacaatttttattatttaaaaatcaaTTCGATTTAACAAAaagaattttcattaaatctttcgttatatataaaaaaaaaaaataaattttttttttttttttaaagtgaGTAAAAATAAACTTAGCAAAATCAACATTGAAgcaaaaaaatgattatatatttttttttaattttaaaactaGCTAATGTATGCCTAACTCTCAATTTTTTGTatgaataattattaataaataaaagtttaataatatcttttaataaataatatcttATTTACTACTTATTTACTTTTACGTATTTCTCttcaatttatttattaatttttgtgtattttgcatatttttttagagtTAAAAATAAACCAATACATAGTATATGTTATAAAAGGATTTATAATATTgtaatatatcattttttaaatcatcttaatcattttcatctctatttcttcttcatttttatcctTTTTCATTGGCATTTCTAGTTTATTTTGTATACTccatttctttaaaatatttttttgcttttctTGACACTTTTTCTGAACCATTTGCGTTTTTAGAATAGGGCTtgttatttcttcttttattttattcgtTGTTTTTGTCATATGCTTCATTTCCTCTTTCCAATCCAACTTCAATTCTTGATACCAATCCTCTTTTTTCCAACACTCACATTGTTTTATCTTCTTTTCtataataaaattcatttgtctatctttttctatttcatccAATTCTTTATTTCCCATTTCTTGTTCATATAatctttcattttctttatcttgTTCTATATAGGATCTAAGAAAATTATGTTTCATGGACTTTAATTCTTCTTTCTTACACTGATCTAATACTTCCATACGTATCTCTATGCACACATGAGATATTAACGATTTATTCTTTgttttcttattttcttcCTCCTTTATTATTACTTCTCTTTTCTtctttgaatttttttttttttcttctatgttctctttgttttcttttattgCGGATTGATTTTCTTCCTTGCCACATTCCTCCAGCAACTTATTAAACCATATTTCCTTGTCATATctcataaatatttctctttGTTTCTCAATCCATTGTTTccataattctttttctctttctaTTTCATCTGCTTTATCCATGACTTCTACTTTATTTATTGTTCTTATACATATTTCTTCCTCTTTTTTCCATTCTtccaatattattttttgtctttttaTCCATTTTTCCGACAATATCTTTTGTTTTTCCAATGCTACATTACTGCTTTCTTCTTCTCCTTCCATTATGATTTCTTTGTCTATTACATCTTCAATTGGTCTCTCATTTTTTAACCACTCATTCAAGCaaatttctaaaaattcTCCTCTATATAACCCCCACACTTCTTGTTTACAGTCCTCTATTAATAGCATATGTATTTCTATCATAGTTTTCCACTTCAGCTTTTTTCTCAATGTCATACAATTGTTATTTCTCTTTACATTTTCAATCTGTTCTTGCATatgttttatctttttttcttttttttttctttccttTTCATCTTTTCTATTTAGTTCCTCTTTTTTCTCTTCTTGtagatattttatttgttctCTTCCCTTTTCAAtctcattttcttttatatttttttctactaCATTAATTTCATCTGTTTCTTTTCTAATGGCTCCTTTATTGTACTCGTCCATGAACATTATAAaggatttatttttattttcattctttAACTTTTTACGCATTTCTTCCCAATGTTTTTTCCATATAATCCTTTGCTTTTGTAACATGGGATTTTcaattatttcttcattaacTCCTAATAAGTTTTCTTTATTCACTTCTTccatatatttcttttcattATTCATCCATTCTTGCTTCAATTcaataaaacatttttcttttttaaatttctctaattcctctttttttttttttaatgtaatgtttttcattatttctttttccaTTTCTAAAAgttctttttcatttgaattatcctgtaattttaattcttctatGCATGTTTTTAgaaattcttttttgttcAATATCCACTCCTCTTTTTTGCATTCGTCTAATACTATCATATGTATTTCTATCCTTAATCTTGATATCAATTTATTTCTGTTTGAACCCTTAGATTCTGTATCTTTCTTCTCTATATccattcttattttttctctatttattgtttccatattttttttcatttctttttctttttcatattctACTAACAATTGTTTTAACAATTCTTCGTAATCAAAAGTATGCAACTTATTTTGCTTTTGTATCCATCTCTtccatattattttttgtctCTCTAGCATAGGGTTAATTGTCCCATTTTTTGTGCTTTCTATCAtctcttctttttctattaattctACAGATTTATTTATCTCTTTTTTCCATTCTTTCTTCAAATTTTTAAACCATGGTTCCTTTTTCCATTTCTCTATCAACTTATCATTGTGTTCTGTCCATATTTTCCATAAAGGCTTTTCTTCCAAAAAAATACTAGTAATTTCTTCTTGATCTGTTTCCACTATCACGTCACTGTTAATTGTATTCAGATATATACCTTCTTTGAATTCTTCTAAGCaaatttttagaaattcTCTTCTATTTAATTCCCAATCTTCTTTTTGACACTCCTCTAATATTATCATATGTATTTCAATTATAGTCTTCCACTTCCATAGTTTTCTTGTTCCTACAATATTGCTCTTTGCttctatatttatttcattttgttctattttttcacttttttttttgttttcattttcactAGAATCTTCtttgtaatatattttattttgttctactttttcttttctttttattttttctttatgttcaatttttttggattctttttttctatatctttCATTTTGTTCtacattttctatttttcctTTATGCTCATTTTCTTTAGGttcttctttttcaaatatttcattttgtactattttttctatttcttctttatgtCCAATTTTTTGGGATTCTCCTTTGTCATATCTTTCATTTTGttctacttttttttcactttttctCTCATGTCCAATTTTTTTGGATTCTTCTTGatcatatatttcattttgttctacttcttttttttcactttttcCTTTAtgttcactttttttttgttctcttttatcatatattttattttgttcttctactttttcttttctttttattttttctttatgttctttttttttagattctTCTTGGccatatatttcattttgttctacattttctatttttcctTTATGTTCATTTTCTCTAGATTCTTCTTGgtcatatatttcattttgttcttctatattttcttttctttctattttttccttatgttcattttttttagatttttcTTCTCCATATCTTTCATTTTGTTCtacattttctattttttctttatgttCATTTTCTCTAGATTCTTCTTTTccaaatatttcattttgtactattttttctattttttctattttttctttatgttCAATTTTTTTGGATTCTCCTCTTCCATATACTTCCTTTTGTTCTATATTTTCTACTTTTCCTTTAtgttcattttctttaagTTCTTTTTGGTCATATCTTTCATTTTGTCctacttcttttttttcactttttcCTTTAtgttcactttttttttgttctcttttattatatatttcattttgttcttctatattttcttttctttctattttttctttatgttcattttttttagatttttcTTCTCCATATCTTTCATTTTGTTCtacattttctatttttcctTTATGTTCATTTTCTCTAGATTCTTCTTTTccaaatatttcattttgtactattttttctattttttctttgtgTTCAATTTCTTTGGATTTTCCCCTTTCATATACTTCCTTTTGTTCTATATTTTCTACTTTTCCTTTAtgttcattttctttaagTTCTTTTTGGTCATATCTTTCACTTTGTTTtacattttctattttttctttatgttCATTTTCCTTAGGTTCTTTTTGGATATATCTTTCATTTACATTagtttctttttctaatgtAATTTcacatataaaattatttgtcTTATTACATGTTCCAAAGTTTTTCATATTACtttctaattttttgtaGGGAAATCCTAGAGATCTTGATGCCCTATATATTTGTgcatttttcctttttttatgttttttttttttctttgatcTTCGGTTACCAAACCATGATCCGATGGGAGTACactattatattaatagaaaatttaaaattaataagatatatttttttaattctaattgtattttaactaaaataaaaaaataaagtgaaTACAGGAATATACGcacatttatataataattttgtcttactttatataaaaagatcAAAAAGATAAGAATTCCAAGAAATGATCCGAATCCGATTAAAAGAGGAATATTATTATCTGTAGTTATAATAGTAGGCGTAATTTTTGTAGGCTTAATTGTGACAGAATTAGTTGGGGATATATGTTTATGATCTATATTTTCAACAGGTAAAGACATAGTAGATGAAATTacatttgtattatttaacGTATTATTATTTGTGTAACCTACAGTTATATTAGAGCTATTATTATGATTAGACAAAATAGAAACATTTGAAGTAGGAATGATAGTAGTAGGTGCATATGCAGGTGCCAATGTAGACATAGATACATTTACAGGAGCTGATGTAGATATAGATACATTTGGAGGTGATGATACAGCTTTTTGTTGAATTACATTTGTAGATATGGGTGAAATATCTAGTGAAGATGAGA
The DNA window shown above is from Plasmodium relictum strain SGS1 genome assembly, contig: PRELSG_00_v1_458, whole genome shotgun sequence and carries:
- a CDS encoding surface-associated interspersed protein (SURFIN); its protein translation is MNTKKEFRRRKTRNTSTYGLQYDNWKKNVTSQIDFKLNDAYIERDPGKKRGICEDFNAYADEKKQEFMDEKCKSLNVERDSKHKCSDEWSKIEAYIIDKIKENPEHSCNRTSSNDTKKKEKNGKKSKSGEYLSHNQSSISNNSEKTEAFSISNNLNTTTLKSIISATTSIDTKNPKPLPLSASKPTLSSSLDISPISTNVIQQKAVSSPPNVSISTSAPVNVSMSTLAPAYAPTTIIPTSNVSILSNHNNSSNITVGYTNNNTLNNTNVISSTMSLPVENIDHKHISPTNSVTIKPTKITPTIITTDNNIPLLIGFGSFLGILIFLIFLYKCTPIGSWFGNRRSKKKKKHKKRKNAQIYRASRSLGFPYKKLESNMKNFGTCNKTNNFICEITLEKETNVNERYIQKEPKENEHKEKIENVKQSERYDQKELKENEHKGKVENIEQKEVYERGKSKEIEHKEKIEKIVQNEIFGKEESRENEHKGKIENVEQNERYGEEKSKKNEHKEKIERKENIEEQNEIYNKREQKKSEHKGKSEKKEVGQNERYDQKELKENEHKGKVENIEQKEVYGRGESKKIEHKEKIEKIEKIVQNEIFGKEESRENEHKEKIENVEQNERYGEEKSKKNEHKEKIERKENIEEQNEIYDQEESRENEHKGKIENVEQNEIYGQEESKKKEHKEKIKRKEKVEEQNKIYDKREQKKSEHKGKSEKKEVEQNEIYDQEESKKIGHERKSEKKVEQNERYDKGESQKIGHKEEIEKIVQNEIFEKEEPKENEHKGKIENVEQNERYRKKESKKIEHKEKIKRKEKVEQNKIYYKEDSSENENKKKSEKIEQNEINIEAKSNIVGTRKLWKWKTIIEIHMIILEECQKEDWELNRREFLKICLEEFKEGIYLNTINSDVIVETDQEEITSIFLEEKPLWKIWTEHNDKLIEKWKKEPWFKNLKKEWKKEINKSVELIEKEEMIESTKNGTINPMLERQKIIWKRWIQKQNKLHTFDYEELLKQLLVEYEKEKEMKKNMETINREKIRMDIEKKDTESKGSNRNKLISRLRIEIHMIVLDECKKEEWILNKKEFLKTCIEELKLQDNSNEKELLEMEKEIMKNITLKKKKEELEKFKKEKCFIELKQEWMNNEKKYMEEVNKENLLGVNEEIIENPMLQKQRIIWKKHWEEMRKKLKNENKNKSFIMFMDEYNKGAIRKETDEINVVEKNIKENEIEKGREQIKYLQEEKKEELNRKDEKERKKKEKKIKHMQEQIENVKRNNNCMTLRKKLKWKTMIEIHMLLIEDCKQEVWGLYRGEFLEICLNEWLKNERPIEDVIDKEIIMEGEEESSNVALEKQKILSEKWIKRQKIILEEWKKEEEICIRTINKVEVMDKADEIEREKELWKQWIEKQREIFMRYDKEIWFNKLLEECGKEENQSAIKENKENIEEKKKNSKKKREVIIKEEENKKTKNKSLISHVCIEIRMEVLDQCKKEELKSMKHNFLRSYIEQDKENERLYEQEMGNKELDEIEKDRQMNFIIEKKIKQCECWKKEDWYQELKLDWKEEMKHMTKTTNKIKEEITSPILKTQMVQKKCQEKQKNILKKWSIQNKLEMPMKKDKNEEEIEMKMIKMI